DNA from Rosa rugosa chromosome 6, drRosRugo1.1, whole genome shotgun sequence:
TCAAGAATTAGGGAGTAACAATTGGAGCAAAACTAAAATCAAACATTTCAAACGATGCTGCAGCAACAGAGAACACTCACCGATTATTTCAAATTCCAGATTCAGAGAATCAAACAGCAAATGGATGGACGATCTTCTTCCTTTGCCCGCAAAATTGTGGAACTAGGGTTTCGCTCACGAGACGTAATTGACTGATGAAGAGGGCGGGCGGGTTCGTCTGAGACCTCTTTACTCTTTTTCTTGATGTCGTTTAGGGACGAAAACCGGGGGAGGACTCTGGTACGCATTTTTCAAAAATCTACACCTTATATGGAGAGGGTTTTTTCAGTAAAattatttttggaaaataaataaataaataaattactcATCATATGTGTATTtctgcaaagaaaaaaaaaatcatgtatCGGGGTTGTACTTCgtaactgaaaattttgacgtaAATTTCTcctaaatattaaaatatataataaatctctactactataaagtcaagccctcttttggtgtcaaaattTCACTAAATTTTTAATTGTCCAAAAAACCAAGGTAACAAAAAAATCTCAAAGACATAAAAATAATGGTTTCAAAACTTTTGGGAGGGGTTttagaacgcgcctcacgcacTTGGTGTCTTTGAGAGAGAGTGATGCTCCGTCCGGCGGCTCGTCCTCGGggcgtcgtcgtcggacgggtctGTGATGGTTCTGGGCACTCCGGCGGGGGTTTCTGTCTTAGGCGTGGCCCGGGAAAGGTGGATGAGAGGTGGAGGGTGGGTTGGGCGGATCTGTTCCGGTCTGACTTTCTCCGGTCATGGGCGATCACAGGGGTTGAGCGGCCTGGGGGTGTTGTTGGTCGATGGCGAGATCAGGGGTCACTGTCTCCTGCGGTGATCGGGTTGCTGCCTGAGGTTATTGGGTTGGGCAGATCGGGGCTTCGATCTCCGGGCAGAGGAGATCCCGAAAGGGATCTGTCACGCCTTGAGGTTTGGCCTCAGATGTTGGCCGAGATCATTGGGCGGCGGCGTGATTATGCAGGGTTGATGGTGCCGGTTCGTTGGCGGAGGAATTGGTGGCGGGGTTGGACGCCTGGAGCTCGTTGGAGGCGGAGTTGGTGGCCGGATTGGGTGACTGCAGCCCTGGAATCCTGTGGGGAGATTGGAGGTTGGGCCAGGCCCAGGGATTTGGGCCCTTGCTGGTGGGCTGCTGCTGTCAGTTGTTTAATTCATAGTTGTTTTTTGATAGTCTGTTTGTTGTTTCTAATAAGTTTCTGCCGTAGTTTGGTAGGAAGGAATGGGCTTCGTGCCGGTTTATGCACTCTATGTGccgtgtctgctctaggtaggctgCGAGTTCCTTGCATTAGCAAATGGTCGCACCCTCTTAGTGGCAGTaacgtgtctgctctaggtaggcggcgagttccttgcttggtcaaatggtcgctacctcctagtggcagggtgaaacttagtgtcactggatgtattttccagtggcaacatgatgggaaagctgtgcgtatggaaattatgctatgctgtaatcgagttgcagatcgagttatctttccgttgtgtcaccgctgtgtGACctgtgtcaaagcaaatagagtcgccagtagagcgatctttgctagttggtgcttagtTGAATACAGTTGTTTAGTggagactcatgatagtatttcaggatgttctctcagtgcgtattgtaatcaggggtttaggctcaatgtcccccccttgtattcgacagtttcattaatcaaggcttgagggcagccgcaccaccctttattcaaaaaaataataataatggttTCAATGGGCGTGACTGTAAAACTCTATGAAACACTACCATCTAAGTTTCAAACCTacaatgagagaaacaaaggAAAAGCTACTTCGTCAATATGAAAAACTGCCACACGCACGATCTCAGAATATTTGGACGTTATGGTAGTTTCAGAGCAGAGATTGTTTCATCGTGTATTTATCCCTGTCAGTTTATAGAAAATAAGAAACCCAATCCAAAAAGAGACAACAAGGGAAATCAAACCTAGAATGAGCAATAGAGGAAAATCAAATTCGGGTATGAAAGTCCTTATTTGGCGTGAGCCTAATTGTTCATTGGATGATGATAGGGTTTCGTTTTCCATTGATTTTGGGATTTCCTATCTAAttgcttttttctttctctgtgCTTTAAGGGATCTTGAACATGAGTAATTTATGTATAATGTGAAATCTCTTGGATTCCAGGtattggtttttctttttctcccacATTCGACTGCTTCTTAACAGATTTTAGTGTTGTTTTtctttatctcttttttttcttttttcttttatagttTTCAACTGATCAATTGTTTGTTGGAATTTGGGAGTTAGATTATTAGTTTTGGGGGTACTGATTTGATTGATTTCTATGTTAGTGTTTACTTTGGTTGTTTAATTTGAAACTTAGTCATTTGGTTGAAATAGTGAATCAATACTTTTTCTGGCTTTCAATTTTTCAAATACAGAGGATCTCATGCACCAAGCCAATAGAGCTTCCAGTACTATGATCATGGACCAAGATgcggtgaaaaaaaaaatcaacatctTGATGCAAAATTGGAATATCCTTGCTGGCAGAGGAaacctgtcacgccccgaattttgaataaagaaaattcaaatccgaaacgcgagaacaaacacaagaaaacacacatagaaaatttttcatttaaactaagcaaaaaacaaactgagctcacaatgtcaatactgactcgttctttagagtcacatattacattacagatagtttacaaatcaaactgaataacaattcaataagtaaacacacccaccacaactcactacccagcggaagacttaaaactaagagcacccttccacgtccacgccatcgaacATACACCTCAGCTTTAATAATAATcactcgatattctaacctgcacaataaatcctacaccatagaatagtgcaccggaattgaacaaaacaaacccggtaagcttttaagcccgtatgagtaaactcaattaaagtgactcacgtcacgcatgcttataatttctcaattcgtgagatgaattaaagcaacaatatttaatttcacaaaacacaaccaaacatcaagttcatatcatatcatatcatctcaacgacaaatcacattcacttcccctcaacataaagcatttgtcaaaacgatgacctcacaactcattcacaactcactacaagtctcaaaccacaaccgcacttacaattgaattaaataaaatcagtaatccctgcatagaaacttagttcaggagatcacattaaaaacaaacaatagaaatcatataaatccatgcatagagtttagttcaggaatttacattaaaacaaacaatacaaaaagcggtaatccctgcatataacttagttcaggagattacattaaaacaaacaattcaaaagacagtaatccctgcatataacttagttcaggagattacataaaattcaacaattagaaggaaaaggaaaataaatgaagaagtcaaacaactcacactagagtcaatgatcacccatcaacaccagagtagatgatcacccatcaactccaaataaatcatCTCACAACATGACTCGTTTTCAAAATTCGACATCCTTACCCCCTCAAGGTAACATACATCACAAAAGTGATAAAAAATCATACTATCCCTACTCACtcataatatgaaaatcaagtccctcttggacaataaaagaaagaacccacccgaactctcttttaaaaacacgtgtaCTCATGGTCCTCAAGTGACCCAACGCGTCACTCCCATGCAGTACGTACTCATGGGCCGCAAGTAACCCAACGCGTCACTCTCATGCAGTAcaaaggcagacagactagagctctaactgatcgtaaccactaacccggccaaaggTGTGGTTCCCGATAAACTTGCctcagtcaccactgtgacaccagatccgtagatccgaaaatatttataaagtcccacaactcaacacaccACACTCTTTAACACTATCACATCAATCAATCACATGATATATTGCATTCCTGAAAAGAGTAAATGCACAAAATAATAAtccaatcaactctcaatcattacttcaccaatgtcacaccatccaatatatatattccaagtaaatatatatatatatatatatatatatatatatatatatatatatatatacgtagtcattcacgcaggaatgaccactaataccaactatagttttacaaattaactacttgaaaatcattttatatcaaaaccatgttttaacttacccatgaaccgttgtcgatcaagttcatatattttaaaacaaataatttattttgataaatatgattttgcatactaacaattaaatctactaaattaaacataactaatttatcgaccgaaacaccgtgagatttactcacctccaaatcctgctgcatcttctctaacagccaagatacgattcacaatcgtccgccaactcaaaccatcaatcacctaaacaagtacgaccttaacttagcaaccGATTCAAtaaacacacttaaacgacgatccaacggttggatcctcatccgtgaccacacaaagtcatcggaacacttatacgatcaacaaatcaaaactacaagttgaTCGAACggccggatcctcacggataaaaaaccgaaacgaatcgaaaaccctaaatccctaacatgcatcaactttctccaaaataaccttataatatattaaaacgaccgtatcgatgcgtaaatgcataaactgaaaacagaacacaaaaatatggtctgacgcgccgccacaagcgacgggtcagcaggcggtcaacggcggtggTCAACGCcgagtcaaccacctccgatgcaaaagtcgtcaactacaaacatgttcaaaatgaagagatgagccaccttcatacctggagctaagtgagattcggtctagatcgtcctagatcaagcttggaagttggattaatctcatGGGTCTGATCATATTCTAAATCGAATCAGGACcatcgaaaaagtcaaaccttgatctagcgctcTACACCTCAAATCTTGATGCAAGGCCtgtatggggatgatcaggaggaagagAAGATCCCAAAAATTGGAAGAAATCCGCCGGGAGGTCGCCGGAAGTCGGAAATCCGTCCGGGTCAGCCGAGAGGTggctgggtggcttcgatctcGCAACAGGGGCAGCGGCTGGGCAAGGCAACCTCGGGGGTCGGCTGAGCTCGGTGAGACTACCACGGGAAGTGTTGGGTCCGGGGCTGAAGGACGCCGGAGGAGAGCGTTTCGcccgggtcgggtcggacgaAACCTGTCGGGTCTGAGGGTTgcacggaggagagagaacggagagtttgggGGAGGAAAATATAAAAAGGGAAGAAtttgggatttaatgaaaaatccggaattttctcctatttatagaaatttccccaaatttcaatcactcataacttcttcatacgaactccgattttcacgttccacatgtcgacgaactcatatcgacgcgctctacaatttCCGTGAAGaaagttctcacagaatctaaacgtataaaaagtcaaacttcgtaaccccctaaaacgtgcacttcgaataattattcatccGAAAATAATTCTACTCCACCctcgagccacgaaatcgtacaagcgaacaccttattaatcccaggaaacatttaggaattaataacaaatttccgaggtcttacaaaACCATATAGCAAGCTCCAGGGGAAGAGTAGCTCCCCTATATATGCTACTAATGCTTAGACTTTGATTAAAAGGTTTCCTTTtgttgttcaattttttttttgtaatgaatgtaGACAAATATCTTTGCAACTTCTATCAAAAGCAACCTAATTACTATACATTAATGCAGCTAAATTAATCAACTATAAAAGTTGCAGCGAAGCGGGGCCATGTATCTAGGATGGTATTATTAGTTGCTTGCTAAAGTAGCCATTGATGACCTTAAAATATACAGTGGAATAGTTTTATCTTCATCTTTAGCTAATTGAACAGGCAAAACGCAACATGAAATGAAATGATTTTGAAATGTAAATTTAAACACACAAATGTTAACAACAGTACGTAAGTCGCGTAACTAGATTTGGTGTTCGGTGCGACGGGTCTTGATAGTTTTATGTCAACGCACTACCAACTTTCTGATGTTGCGAGTTGTGCTGGCAGAGCTTTGCCAATGCAGAGTGTGTTGAACGAAGACCCACCTTCACTCAAAGCTGCTTCCCCACTCTTTTTCAGCTCTTTAGCTCTTGCCCTCATTTCATCTCCTTCTTTCTCGTCCACAATCTTCCTCACCATCATCTCAATCTCCTCCCTCCTTACTATCCTCTTTGCCGGCAGAACTTTAGGTTGAATCGCCACCTTCAGCTCCTCCATGAAAAACATGGCAATCATTTTCTGCTCGGCATAGAGTGGTCATGTGATCATTGGCACACCATTCAGTATACTCTCCAGCGACGAGTTCCAACCACAGTGTGACAAGAACCATCCGACTGATGAATGAGCCAAGATTTCCACCTGAGGAGCCCAAGTGGTGACCACTAGACCCTTGTCACGAGTCCGAGCCATGAACCCTTCAGGCAAGTAGTCTGAAATGTCATTGCCTTTGTCACCATCTTTGCTTGGTGGATGGACTACCCATATAAATCTCTGAGCGCTAAGCTCTATACCCCAAGCCATCTCAGTAATTTGATCAGCCAACAGAACCCCACCACTCCCAAAAGAAATGTAAATCACAGAGGCATTGGGCTGCATGTCCAGCCAACCCAACACCTCGCTCCTCGGAGTGGAGCTCCCTGCCTGCCTAATCATGGGACCGAAAGTATGGACCGGAACCTTAAGGATCTGCTTCCACTTTGGATCCTCTTTCATGGGTCTAAGACTCATTGACTCCAGATCTTCCCAAGTGTTAACCAAAATCCCATCACTCATCTCGGCTATCTCTACCCCAATACGTATGAAGGACTCGTATTTGGGATCTTTTCTGTTCATCATGGGCTTAACATCTTCCGGTCGAACAGGCTTGCAACCTGGGATCTTGAGCGGTTCTTTTTTATCCAAGTATTCTCCTTCCACCTCCTTATCTAGAATAGGAGCGTATAAAAGCAGGGCAAGGCCAGGGGCCAAGCACACGAGACTCTTACATACTTGAGCATGTGGAACTCATCGACCACGGGAAGAACAGCGGTGCAGAAAAGATCCACGATCATGGCTGCCGGCTTGAAGTCCATGGCCGAGATGGCGGACCGGAGAGAGGACCGGGCATCAAGCATAATGGCCGGGAGCTGTGTGAAGACTGAACCAGCGGCGTTGACTTGGCCGAAGGTGTCTAGTGGTGGAATCTCAATGATGTCGAAAAGTTTCGGGGTCATGGCGGATTGGATGACCTGGGATTGTTTAGGAGAAGTGTTGGATGAAATGACGACAACTGTGGCGTGGAAATTGTGATGCGCGATGAGGCAGTTGGCGAGCTCCAAGAAGGGGATGAGATGTCCCATGCCGGGGCTGGGTACGTACTAGCAGCACAAATGCTTTTGAGCTCATGTCCTCCAAGGAAGTCATAACTTGAAAGCTATACAAACTCCGGCTGTTTATAGATAACAGATCTCAAGTAttcaagatagcatcagaacaTGTTATGCATATGGATTAAAATGAATATCATATATAGACAGCATGAACCATGCCTGTGGAAACAGCAACAGTGATAAAGACGGTACAACGAAGACTATTAGctgagtgaaaaaaaaaaaaaaaaaaaaccaaaaatatgtctctctctctctctctctccccttgcCTCCTCTAGTCAAACTATTTTAGTAAAATTAATAGACGATTGGGATTGTCTATTGTGCAGTGCGAGTACTTTCAGCACATGGTAATTGTTAAAGTTTTGAACTTGTTGATAATGATGAGGTGATCAGTAATCAGATTTCTAGCTCCCTTGATTAATTTTAACTAGTGGTCCAAGAAAGCTAAATGTAAGTTTTGAATAGTAAGAAATGCACTGATCAGTTGGTCAGTGCGCAGTTGTTTAGTATGACAATGTTCTTTTATCATTGTTGGTTAGATTACTTTACATTGGCACAACACTGCTGAGGTTTATTGTTATGTTAAATATATGCTCCTTCATTTCTGAACTGGACATTGCATTGTTTGGACTCTTGAGAATGTTTTGTTGCTGCGCAGTGAACCATATATATTGATGAAGATCATAACTACATAATATAACAAGTACTATCTTCCCTTTGGATATTTGTGTTTTAGAAAATTGACCCTTTGTGATGAAAGTAGTAGCTTGTGTTGTGTGAAGATGGTGATGCGCAAGTGAGGAAGAAGCTTTATGTGCCGTTAGTGGAGGACAAGAATAATCACATGAGAGTGCTCAACATCTCTTGTGTTGATGATCTGGTTGTGAATTTGATGGATATTTTAAGACCGGCTGCGGTGAATGCCGATGGAAATGAATGCGAAGAAGGTAGTGCTTCACTTACTTCTTACAAGCCTTATCAGTGATTTATACATTGTAGAGTTTGTAGTCATTCTTTACAATTGATAGTTTCTGTGATTTAGACCACAAACACCAGTTAGACTTACTGCCCTCATTATTTGACATTAAAATTTGAATTAATTATAAATGGAAGATTACAAAAGTTAGGATTGGATCAATTATGTTAATGCTGGTTAAGCCTCAAAGTTTATAATCATGTTTAGTGTCTTTTATTTCTCTTTATGTGTGTAGGACTATCTAAAGACTGATTATCTAAAACCATGTTAGGGTGTGAACATTTGACCAGTGTTTCTAGTTCTTAAAAGGCCCTGTATCAATTTACCCAGGTTTAGACATCAGAGTGTTATCAAACTGGGTAATTTCTCAGTTAGAAGATGTGGACAACCTttagtttttcattttcttgaaACTCGATCATGACATATTTCTTGTTCTTCACTCAGATGTAGTCTAGTCTAGCATTTCTTTTCCG
Protein-coding regions in this window:
- the LOC133716226 gene encoding anthocyanidin 3-O-glucosyltransferase 5-like — translated: MGHLIPFLELANCLIAHHNFHATVVVISSNTSPKQSQVIQSAMTPKLFDIIEIPPLDTFGQVNAAGSVFTQLPAIMLDARSSLRSAISAMDFKPAAMIVDLFCTAVLPVVDEFHMLKYVRVSYKEVEGEYLDKKEPLKIPGCKPVRPEDVKPMMNRKDPKYESFIRIGVEIAEMSDGILVNTWEDLESMSLRPMKEDPKWKQILKVPVHTFGPMIRQAGSSTPRSEVLGWLDMQPNASVIYISFGSGGVLLADQITEMAWGIELSAQRFIWVVHPPSKDGDKGNDISDYLPEGFMARTRDKGLVVTTWAPQVEILAHSSVGWFLSHCGWNSSLESILNGVPMIT